One genomic window of Nakamurella panacisegetis includes the following:
- a CDS encoding eCIS core domain-containing protein, which yields MPTERARRAHVRPGAVDESVDLESEGDARVGAGPIGGRLEAGPPLRRSADPLGGSQVDAGISAALRRRAGSGAQLPAELSGSLGEHYGQDFSSVRVHADPEAGKIAGALQSHAFTHGNDLYFAPGKFKPGAPDGQRLIAHELGHVVAQRTGADSGGGAGLTVGNAHDPAEAAADRAADGAMSALRRKASDPAGHQHGNCDCAPVEGSLRRSFAPLDRSPLRRSVTSPGARLDQAIRREVGTDVEQVGNTFEGGTGKYAGTKKENEKGVSTTTHKAVAGAWGEASAEKDEFNGKTHRKGKAEASGVAGAEAYIALIKTATEEELSVAYEACARAGVFGKAEASGVITRGPLQAGGEVSIEGGVGVSAGSTGKAKIDRSGKIPKLEAALTAFAKAGAEFDFAAMGFVGVGPAQLIAKIEASGFAGAKAEASGSVKAGPTGVKLEGEASAMAGAQVEGTAAITVKLSNQEVTAALAGEAFAGVKASVGGKIAIGLSGIEVSGKAEAFAGVSAEATGSVEWTHKGRTIFAASGTVTVDAGAGGKVEGTFTFKNGKLKISFGAKAVLGVGFGADVAAELDFIALGQAIYSEVNDAINRSTVTIGDSAGKIDRQPVVDRLVAAGLIKRGYEAYISDFRGYASKKLSEGQNGIKKERVQEILDFRRGQIGMDLVYGETDQGITKAAVEAFGPLLKSITISGGTITSFLPAPFTAIEGIRKTNTKDTTLAAFRTALSTQVGKVQAGGKHLPDTDMITKVIGKHYSKVSAARTPEEADTEMATVVEEVYAGIISGFTITGGVPGSFKFDAKTVQEKDSAVVTTKADNAQKALLAQITQGCAVYAAKKAGQGDNGIKSERVAKIIADPVSKLRTAAPDDPARLALDGKIAQAVKDGLGSAIRELEVSGGTITVFSAADAQAIKAGDKNDKAAAARQLVYAEASKKFAEYAAKKAVKGTNGVKPEEIQAIVTAAFKKVGDDPTARAEADATLTEKARLAFGDTVNHLKVTDGQAVVVVSQTKTAAVKEKTKSEAARVGSAFGEEDGNKRRYNVRHALYDNLSTYFTRIRANPRGVPTLGEVQTIVSKGTAGFRSELAFDDAKAELMKAISDASEGYFTVRRVDDAGTLSGASADMTALMALRGKDGDDAKDEVVLAALRSPLASYAKASYKKRPTLSTLQAVVDKAKRAWAAGADTATPVDELIAKAIAEAFAERIKECRVEGGMVTVLRMAS from the coding sequence ATGCCGACCGAACGCGCCAGGAGGGCCCACGTCCGACCGGGCGCCGTCGACGAATCCGTTGACCTCGAGAGCGAAGGCGACGCTCGGGTCGGTGCCGGTCCGATCGGAGGGCGGCTGGAGGCCGGTCCACCGCTACGACGGTCGGCCGACCCGCTGGGGGGCAGTCAGGTCGACGCGGGCATCTCCGCGGCCCTGCGTCGGCGGGCCGGATCCGGCGCGCAACTGCCGGCCGAGCTGTCCGGGTCGCTCGGTGAGCACTACGGCCAGGACTTCTCCTCGGTGCGGGTGCATGCCGACCCGGAGGCCGGGAAGATCGCTGGTGCCCTCCAGTCCCACGCCTTCACCCACGGCAACGACCTGTATTTCGCGCCGGGGAAATTCAAGCCGGGAGCGCCCGACGGTCAGCGGCTGATCGCGCACGAACTCGGGCACGTGGTCGCCCAGCGGACCGGGGCCGACTCCGGTGGTGGCGCCGGCCTGACCGTCGGGAACGCGCACGATCCGGCCGAGGCGGCGGCCGATCGAGCCGCCGACGGAGCCATGTCGGCGTTGCGGCGCAAGGCATCCGACCCGGCCGGGCACCAGCACGGGAACTGTGATTGCGCACCGGTCGAGGGTTCGTTGCGGCGCTCGTTCGCTCCGCTTGATCGCTCCCCGCTGCGGCGATCGGTGACTTCCCCGGGCGCCCGGCTCGATCAGGCGATCCGCCGGGAGGTCGGCACGGACGTCGAGCAGGTGGGCAACACCTTCGAAGGGGGCACCGGGAAATACGCCGGGACCAAGAAGGAGAACGAGAAGGGTGTGTCCACGACCACCCACAAGGCGGTCGCCGGGGCCTGGGGCGAAGCTTCCGCCGAGAAGGACGAATTCAACGGCAAGACCCATCGCAAGGGCAAGGCCGAGGCATCCGGGGTGGCCGGAGCGGAGGCGTACATCGCACTGATCAAGACGGCCACCGAGGAGGAACTGTCGGTCGCCTACGAGGCGTGCGCTCGGGCCGGCGTCTTCGGGAAGGCCGAGGCGTCCGGGGTGATCACCCGAGGGCCGCTGCAGGCCGGGGGTGAGGTGTCGATCGAGGGCGGGGTGGGCGTGTCGGCCGGTTCCACCGGCAAGGCCAAGATCGACCGCAGCGGGAAGATCCCGAAGCTCGAAGCGGCCCTGACCGCGTTCGCCAAGGCCGGCGCCGAATTCGACTTCGCCGCCATGGGTTTCGTCGGTGTCGGGCCGGCCCAGCTCATCGCCAAGATCGAGGCCTCCGGTTTTGCCGGCGCGAAGGCCGAGGCCTCGGGCTCGGTGAAGGCCGGCCCGACCGGGGTGAAACTCGAGGGCGAAGCTTCGGCCATGGCCGGCGCCCAGGTGGAGGGCACCGCGGCCATCACCGTCAAACTGTCCAACCAGGAAGTGACGGCCGCCCTGGCCGGGGAGGCATTCGCCGGAGTCAAGGCGTCGGTCGGCGGGAAGATCGCGATCGGGCTCAGCGGTATCGAGGTCAGCGGCAAGGCCGAGGCCTTCGCCGGGGTGAGCGCGGAGGCGACCGGCTCGGTCGAGTGGACCCACAAGGGCCGGACCATCTTCGCCGCCTCCGGTACGGTCACCGTCGACGCCGGCGCCGGCGGCAAGGTCGAGGGCACGTTCACCTTCAAGAACGGCAAACTCAAGATCAGCTTCGGCGCCAAGGCGGTCCTGGGTGTCGGTTTCGGTGCCGACGTCGCGGCCGAGTTGGACTTCATCGCCCTCGGGCAGGCCATCTACTCCGAGGTCAACGACGCCATCAACCGGAGCACCGTCACCATCGGCGACTCGGCCGGCAAGATCGACCGGCAACCAGTGGTCGACCGGCTCGTCGCCGCCGGGTTGATCAAGCGGGGGTACGAGGCCTATATCAGCGACTTCCGCGGGTACGCCAGCAAGAAGCTGTCGGAGGGTCAGAACGGCATCAAGAAGGAACGGGTGCAGGAGATCCTGGACTTCCGCCGCGGGCAGATCGGTATGGACCTGGTCTACGGCGAGACCGACCAGGGCATCACCAAGGCCGCCGTCGAGGCGTTCGGACCGCTGCTCAAATCGATCACCATCAGCGGCGGGACCATCACCTCGTTCCTCCCGGCGCCGTTCACCGCCATCGAGGGCATCCGGAAGACGAACACCAAGGACACCACCCTGGCCGCCTTCCGCACCGCGCTGAGCACCCAGGTCGGCAAGGTGCAGGCGGGCGGTAAACATCTGCCGGACACCGACATGATCACCAAGGTGATCGGCAAGCACTACTCCAAGGTCAGTGCGGCGCGGACGCCGGAAGAGGCCGACACCGAGATGGCGACCGTCGTCGAGGAGGTGTACGCCGGCATCATCTCCGGTTTCACCATCACCGGCGGGGTGCCCGGCTCGTTCAAGTTCGACGCGAAGACGGTGCAGGAGAAGGATTCCGCCGTCGTCACGACCAAGGCCGACAACGCCCAGAAGGCACTGCTGGCCCAGATCACCCAGGGCTGCGCGGTTTATGCGGCCAAGAAGGCCGGGCAGGGCGACAACGGCATCAAGAGTGAACGGGTCGCCAAGATCATCGCCGACCCGGTGTCCAAGTTGCGGACCGCGGCCCCCGACGATCCGGCCCGACTCGCCCTCGATGGCAAGATCGCCCAGGCTGTCAAGGACGGCCTCGGATCGGCCATCCGGGAGCTGGAGGTCAGCGGCGGCACCATCACGGTGTTCAGTGCCGCCGACGCGCAGGCGATCAAGGCCGGTGACAAGAACGACAAGGCCGCGGCGGCCCGCCAGCTGGTGTACGCCGAGGCGTCGAAGAAGTTCGCCGAATACGCCGCGAAGAAGGCGGTCAAGGGGACCAACGGGGTCAAGCCCGAAGAGATCCAGGCCATCGTCACCGCCGCGTTCAAGAAGGTCGGGGACGATCCGACGGCCCGGGCCGAGGCCGACGCCACCCTGACCGAGAAGGCCCGGCTCGCCTTCGGAGACACGGTCAATCACCTGAAGGTCACCGACGGCCAGGCCGTGGTCGTCGTCTCGCAGACCAAGACCGCGGCGGTGAAGGAGAAGACCAAGTCCGAGGCGGCCCGGGTGGGGTCGGCGTTCGGCGAGGAGGACGGCAACAAGCGCCGCTACAACGTCCGGCACGCGCTGTACGACAACTTGTCGACGTACTTCACCCGGATCAGGGCGAACCCCCGCGGGGTGCCGACGCTGGGCGAGGTACAGACCATCGTCAGCAAGGGTACGGCCGGTTTCCGCTCCGAGTTGGCCTTCGACGATGCGAAAGCCGAGCTGATGAAGGCGATCTCGGACGCCTCCGAGGGGTACTTCACGGTGCGGCGGGTCGATGACGCCGGCACCCTGAGCGGGGCCAGCGCGGACATGACGGCGTTGATGGCGTTGCGCGGCAAGGACGGCGACGACGCCAAGGACGAGGTGGTGCTGGCCGCTCTGCGGTCGCCGCTCGCCTCGTACGCCAAGGCCAGCTACAAGAAGCGGCCGACCCTTTCGACCCTGCAGGCCGTGGTGGACAAGGCCAAGCGGGCCTGGGCCGCCGGCGCGGACACCGCCACTCCGGTCGACGAGCTCATCGCCAAGGCCATCGCCGAGGCGTTCGCCGAGCGGATCAAGGAGTGCAGGGTCGAGGGCGGGATGGTCACCGTCCTGCGTATGGCATCCTGA
- a CDS encoding AAA family ATPase translates to MAATTRIRPGLIARRADEVTVVIAAALSDVLAAVQRAADRRDLTGTPPWEAVARALQRDHPETGESDGSPLPVSDPLLRMASVFGLGRAEGDLLLAAAAPDLDPNFAHAYGLLLGAVGPQPASAALLLELAGIPLLSGAGRALLGQTAPLRRWGLLHLQTGPLNLGRSVTVGEDVVGALVGHPVQEPVSLAMTVDPVDPDELPASEAAAQLAAALSAGTRLSWIEDPVGAAGVATAVAAFAQAEIACSVFDLARRPAGVGLIAAALAAVRRAGLLATAVVLTGAEALVGDDTAAEAVALLSGSPVPVVLIGRCRWNPAWRASLPVVVRAVALDPDQRVRLWRKHVAAEQVPAELLVPYRLTPEQITAAGRHVVAQAGLAGRPVDSGQVAETVRLLGGSGRFRPGSGAARTSYDDLQLPPETLNSLHRLGDWVRLRDSVISRGPVHGAGGKGTGIAALFTGGPGTGKTLAAHVIADTAGLDLMQVDLSGVIDKYIGETEKNLERVFAEAENLNVVLFFDEADALFGSRSEVKDAKDRYANQEVSYLLQRMEHFNGITVLATNLRGNLDAAFARRMHFIIHFPDPDAATRRQLLGRLLDRVGELDESDPLDLDYLATTIELAGGDLRNIVLAAAYDAAIDGTGVGSRHVLAATLREYAKLGRRAPAGLLP, encoded by the coding sequence ATGGCGGCGACAACCCGGATTCGGCCGGGCCTGATCGCCCGGCGTGCGGATGAGGTGACGGTGGTGATCGCGGCAGCCCTGTCCGATGTCCTGGCGGCGGTCCAACGGGCCGCCGATCGCCGGGATCTGACCGGCACCCCGCCATGGGAAGCCGTGGCCAGGGCCCTGCAGCGGGACCACCCGGAAACGGGGGAGAGTGACGGAAGTCCGTTGCCGGTATCCGATCCGCTGTTGCGGATGGCCTCCGTGTTCGGCCTCGGCCGGGCCGAGGGTGACCTGCTGTTGGCCGCCGCTGCACCTGATCTCGATCCGAACTTCGCCCACGCCTACGGCCTGTTGCTGGGTGCGGTCGGCCCGCAACCGGCGTCCGCCGCGTTGTTGCTGGAGCTCGCGGGGATCCCGCTGCTGTCGGGGGCCGGTCGGGCCCTGCTCGGCCAGACGGCCCCGCTGCGGCGATGGGGGCTGCTGCACCTGCAGACCGGACCGTTGAACCTGGGCCGATCGGTGACGGTCGGCGAGGACGTCGTCGGTGCGTTGGTCGGGCACCCGGTGCAGGAGCCGGTGTCCTTGGCCATGACGGTCGACCCGGTCGACCCGGACGAGCTGCCCGCATCAGAGGCGGCGGCCCAACTGGCCGCCGCGCTGTCCGCCGGGACCCGGCTGAGCTGGATCGAGGACCCGGTCGGTGCGGCCGGGGTGGCCACCGCCGTGGCGGCCTTCGCGCAGGCCGAGATCGCCTGCAGCGTGTTCGATCTGGCGCGACGTCCAGCCGGTGTCGGATTGATCGCGGCGGCCCTGGCCGCGGTTCGGCGGGCCGGTCTGCTGGCCACGGCGGTGGTGCTGACCGGAGCCGAAGCCCTGGTCGGCGATGACACCGCGGCCGAGGCGGTTGCCCTGTTGTCCGGATCGCCGGTACCGGTGGTGCTGATCGGCCGATGCCGTTGGAACCCGGCCTGGCGGGCCTCGTTGCCGGTGGTGGTGCGGGCGGTTGCCCTCGATCCCGATCAGCGGGTCCGGTTGTGGCGCAAGCACGTCGCCGCCGAACAGGTGCCGGCCGAGCTGCTCGTGCCGTACCGGCTCACCCCCGAGCAGATCACCGCGGCCGGCCGTCACGTGGTGGCCCAGGCCGGCCTGGCCGGACGACCGGTCGACTCCGGTCAGGTCGCCGAGACCGTCCGCCTGCTGGGCGGATCGGGTCGGTTCCGGCCCGGATCGGGAGCGGCGCGCACCAGCTACGACGACCTGCAACTGCCGCCGGAGACGCTCAACTCGCTGCACCGGCTCGGCGACTGGGTCCGGCTGCGGGACAGCGTCATCTCACGGGGGCCGGTGCACGGTGCCGGCGGCAAGGGCACCGGCATCGCGGCCCTGTTCACCGGTGGACCGGGGACCGGTAAGACCCTGGCCGCCCATGTCATCGCCGACACCGCCGGGCTGGACCTGATGCAGGTCGACCTATCCGGCGTCATCGACAAGTACATCGGCGAGACCGAGAAGAACCTGGAGCGGGTGTTCGCCGAGGCGGAGAACCTCAACGTCGTGTTGTTCTTCGACGAGGCCGACGCCCTGTTCGGCAGCCGCAGCGAGGTGAAGGACGCCAAGGACCGCTACGCGAACCAGGAGGTGTCCTACCTGCTGCAGCGAATGGAGCACTTCAACGGGATCACCGTTCTGGCCACCAATCTGCGCGGCAATCTGGATGCCGCCTTCGCCCGTCGTATGCACTTCATCATTCATTTCCCCGACCCGGACGCCGCGACCCGGCGGCAGCTGCTCGGCCGCCTCCTGGACCGGGTCGGCGAACTCGACGAGAGTGACCCGCTCGACCTGGACTACCTGGCCACCACCATCGAACTGGCGGGCGGCGACCTGCGCAACATCGTGCTCGCGGCGGCGTACGACGCGGCCATCGACGGCACCGGGGTGGGATCTCGTCATGTGCTGGCCGCCACCCTGCGCGAGTACGCCAAGCTCGGGCGTCGGGCGCCGGCCGGATTGCTGCCGTGA
- a CDS encoding DUF4255 domain-containing protein translates to MIIPTIDTALEALVRQALPLPTALGDVSFDSPSGTWSAQLNRITVNLFLFGVGRSPQPPRPAVDRIVDGRTQRRPPLPLLQLHYLVTAWAGSVRDEHQLIGDVLTAFLITQALPPEHLPADITSGVQLAVAPHDNNRAKDVWSTVGGTIKPSFELVVTTASDALPYVDLPTSVARIERMLEGYTAPPEPVSMPAFGRS, encoded by the coding sequence GTGATCATTCCAACGATCGACACGGCCTTGGAAGCGCTTGTCCGCCAAGCGCTTCCGTTGCCGACGGCGTTGGGTGACGTCTCCTTCGACTCACCGTCGGGAACCTGGTCGGCCCAGCTCAACCGGATCACCGTCAACCTGTTCCTGTTCGGTGTCGGCCGGTCACCGCAACCGCCCCGTCCCGCGGTCGACCGGATCGTCGACGGACGCACCCAGCGGCGCCCCCCGCTGCCCCTGCTGCAGTTGCACTACCTGGTCACGGCCTGGGCCGGCTCCGTCCGCGACGAACACCAGCTGATCGGTGACGTCCTGACGGCGTTCCTGATCACCCAGGCACTGCCGCCGGAGCACCTCCCGGCCGACATCACCTCCGGTGTCCAGCTGGCTGTGGCCCCGCACGACAACAACCGCGCGAAGGACGTCTGGTCGACCGTCGGCGGCACCATCAAGCCGTCCTTCGAACTCGTGGTCACCACCGCCAGCGACGCCCTCCCCTACGTCGATCTGCCGACCAGCGTCGCCCGTATCGAGCGAATGCTCGAGGGCTACACCGCCCCGCCGGAGCCGGTCAGCATGCCCGCCTTCGGGAGAAGCTGA
- a CDS encoding carboxypeptidase-like regulatory domain-containing protein, whose product MRVRADTELLDLVPGQRADITLDVINTGQVIDGVTARIVGLPDQHVSSHPSVLPLFPDSSGQMTLTLGLPRSFPAGRHPMTVEVHSRQPGTAPAYVDVDLLVPQAPAIGLSSSPQLIRTHRNARYILTVANRGNVALDVALKANDPEKAISVALTPSRLMVPAGQAGDVVVSVRGPRMILGTDLDRLITLTAVARPIDNEPFLVPVPSGAPMGSGSVLSGTALLTKSPSPFRAPGDADADGDDGALSSAAGAEPLTESLIITLRQRPWFTRGVLTALILLSIIALWAGVFLFGLGQVFAGDPLTKTAPASYFATAVTDQPAGVSQAAVAGSAPGAAAGAGATSAGATSAGATSAGAAPGAPAGAAPGSGTAGGATSAGGEPPAGALPKTGAMPAGLGGTISGTVTAATDGEPVGRILVEALRTKADGSTVVVSSAATQTDGTYQVAGLFPGSYALRFSAAGFVTVYHPAAPNQGSAQAVTVSSGAVTAGADAVIVGKPATITGSIDPGDTLDKVVATVSVRPLGGKNQGKTIASVRTNASGGYTIPKLPAPGSYQLVFTASGYQPTTVQTDVSGGAKRFEPSVLLSSGLGQISGTVTDGTSPLGGITVATTVDGTAVTTGTPTTGQVGHFVLGQLPTPATYVITFSGAGFGETTVVVDLGPGKVNNALKVVLAKGTGNVSGVLVDSTGKGIGGATVTVGGAADPQTTTTLTAGVVGSFSLSGLPSPGSYTLSFSLNGYADATVPVNLTGTAPVAPLRVVMVGALGKITGVVTGPGGAPMTGAAVVATDGKRSWPVTSTAGSGPVPNGGYVIDQLPAGVYTVTATSATGVARTAMVTVTPGTPATQNFPLSDSG is encoded by the coding sequence GTGCGGGTAAGAGCGGACACGGAACTTCTGGATCTGGTTCCCGGCCAGCGGGCCGACATCACCCTCGACGTGATCAACACCGGCCAGGTGATCGACGGCGTCACCGCGCGCATCGTCGGGCTGCCCGACCAGCACGTGAGCAGCCACCCGTCGGTCCTACCGCTCTTCCCGGACTCCTCCGGACAGATGACCCTGACGCTCGGCCTGCCACGCAGTTTCCCGGCCGGCCGGCACCCGATGACGGTCGAGGTGCACTCCCGGCAGCCCGGTACCGCACCGGCCTACGTCGACGTCGACCTCCTGGTGCCGCAGGCCCCGGCCATCGGGTTGAGCAGCAGTCCGCAGCTGATCCGGACGCACCGCAACGCCAGGTACATCCTCACCGTGGCCAACCGCGGCAACGTCGCCCTCGACGTGGCGCTCAAGGCCAACGACCCGGAGAAGGCGATCTCGGTCGCGCTCACGCCGAGCCGGCTGATGGTGCCGGCCGGGCAGGCCGGCGACGTGGTGGTCAGTGTCCGCGGGCCGCGGATGATCCTGGGGACCGATCTGGACCGGCTCATCACCCTGACCGCGGTCGCTCGTCCGATCGACAACGAACCATTCCTCGTCCCGGTCCCGTCCGGTGCGCCCATGGGCTCTGGTTCCGTGTTGTCCGGTACCGCACTGCTCACGAAGTCGCCCAGCCCGTTCCGCGCTCCCGGCGACGCCGACGCCGACGGCGACGACGGTGCGCTGTCCTCCGCGGCCGGAGCCGAGCCACTCACCGAGTCGCTGATCATCACCCTTCGCCAGCGGCCGTGGTTCACCCGCGGCGTGCTGACGGCGCTGATCCTGCTGTCCATCATCGCGTTGTGGGCCGGGGTGTTCCTGTTCGGCCTCGGCCAGGTGTTCGCGGGCGACCCGCTCACCAAGACCGCCCCGGCGTCGTACTTCGCCACCGCCGTCACCGATCAGCCGGCCGGCGTTTCGCAGGCCGCAGTGGCCGGGAGCGCGCCGGGGGCCGCGGCGGGAGCCGGTGCGACTTCAGCCGGTGCGACTTCAGCCGGTGCGACTTCAGCCGGCGCCGCGCCCGGAGCGCCGGCCGGCGCGGCTCCGGGCAGCGGGACAGCGGGCGGTGCGACCAGCGCCGGCGGCGAGCCGCCGGCCGGAGCCCTGCCCAAGACCGGCGCCATGCCGGCCGGCCTCGGGGGCACCATCTCGGGCACCGTGACCGCCGCCACCGACGGCGAACCGGTGGGCCGGATCCTGGTGGAAGCGTTGCGCACCAAGGCCGACGGCAGCACGGTGGTGGTCAGTTCGGCAGCCACCCAGACCGACGGCACCTACCAGGTCGCCGGGCTGTTCCCGGGGAGCTACGCGCTGCGCTTCTCGGCCGCCGGGTTCGTCACCGTGTACCACCCGGCGGCGCCGAACCAGGGGTCCGCCCAGGCGGTGACGGTGTCCAGCGGAGCCGTCACGGCCGGGGCCGATGCCGTCATCGTCGGCAAACCGGCCACCATCACCGGGTCGATCGACCCGGGCGACACCCTGGACAAGGTGGTGGCCACGGTCAGCGTCCGACCGCTGGGCGGGAAGAACCAGGGCAAGACGATCGCGTCGGTCAGGACCAACGCATCCGGCGGCTACACGATCCCCAAGCTGCCCGCCCCCGGCAGTTACCAACTGGTGTTCACGGCCAGCGGCTACCAGCCGACGACCGTCCAGACCGACGTCAGCGGCGGGGCGAAACGCTTCGAGCCGTCGGTCCTGCTGTCGTCCGGGCTGGGCCAGATCTCCGGCACCGTCACCGACGGAACCAGCCCGCTGGGCGGCATCACCGTCGCCACGACGGTCGATGGAACCGCGGTGACCACCGGCACCCCCACCACCGGTCAGGTCGGGCATTTCGTGCTGGGTCAGCTCCCCACCCCGGCCACCTACGTGATCACCTTCTCCGGGGCCGGATTCGGCGAAACCACGGTCGTGGTCGACCTCGGCCCGGGCAAGGTCAACAACGCCCTGAAGGTGGTGCTGGCCAAGGGGACCGGCAACGTGAGCGGGGTGCTGGTCGACTCCACCGGCAAGGGGATCGGCGGCGCGACGGTCACCGTCGGCGGCGCGGCCGACCCGCAGACCACCACCACGTTGACCGCCGGCGTCGTCGGCAGTTTCAGCCTGTCCGGTCTGCCCTCCCCCGGCTCCTACACCCTCAGTTTCAGCTTGAACGGGTACGCCGACGCCACGGTGCCGGTCAACCTCACCGGCACGGCGCCGGTGGCCCCGCTGCGGGTGGTCATGGTCGGCGCCCTGGGCAAGATCACCGGCGTGGTGACCGGGCCGGGAGGAGCCCCCATGACCGGTGCGGCCGTGGTCGCGACCGACGGCAAACGCAGCTGGCCGGTCACCTCGACGGCGGGGTCCGGCCCGGTGCCGAACGGCGGCTACGTGATCGACCAGCTGCCGGCCGGGGTCTACACCGTGACCGCCACGTCGGCCACCGGAGTCGCCCGGACGGCCATGGTCACCGTGACGCCGGGCACCCCGGCCACGCAGAACTTCCCGCTGTCGGACAGCGGGTGA